The sequence actgccttcggcataactgctaacagtgcgcctaggcctactgttaaacacctgaaaaatattaagctgctgttttcttttcatgacgagcactaggcctacgcttgaatgatttatgactgaatggaacgttgcgtttttaaagaactgcttatcacgtcgtgtgacaaagtttacactaatcatcatcttctaatgtatccttatgttgagatgtccattctctttgccctgggctatcatttgtgcgcgaaccatgtttcaattaagacagtacacaagctatttttattgttgtaatattgaatgatttcatgaataaattgtatGCACAGTACATTgtacggccaacgcaaggggcaactcttctcttcaatttcccttccaaattacgttttattgtctgaagacatctatcgcaagaatttaacattctaacagcaacagcaaacaaatgcaatcctaaacaaacaactgtatttgcttaaaatatagtgtaagatgctcaagaaagaaagatatgcagctttcaagtgacaaaaacggcaaattcccaagttcacattaaggggccgtttatacaaGAACGATTGCAAAGGAAGaggacaaaatattttatcataagtgcctttcgtttacacggcgaccccgccatcggggcttgaagacgcaaaaatctgaagactccttccagagtgtagagttttgaagacgacccgggttgcgtctccgtctaaacggctaaaccaaagatccttgattacctctctggctaaactgtcaaattagaatgtctgcgcgtgacgtaccggggttctatcacaccaccacccagcggtctggaatgcatatccaatcgaatagcacatactcttgcgtcttcatataaacaaagatttccccctgagaatgctcgtctaaacgcgaataaaaaaatgaagacgagacgccacttctgcgtcttctcttttcatcgtcaccgtataaacgtagcctaaaaCTGTTgaacatgaaaggccacatggactacaaacgaactacaacgtgacgacaaaagtgatgacgagcccctaactgggcaactctattagcaaaatctagccccagtttcccacctctgactcacacattaagtgacgtgaatgacgcggaatgatgatgttttcactcggagaaaggttttccgaagcccatgaacgctaggtacgactatcactctacacgccccctgttgcacgtcacaatttaatttactatagctgatcctgccgcctggctccccaaaatgccgcatcatgtgaacagatcagcaggccggcaaatgttcacctcgctttcagacacaaaaagatgTCCCCTCTTCCCGCATATTTAgtgtgatctctgtgtgaaaaggccttatGACAACTAGATATGACAGATAGTTCAACACTTTTGTACGGAGCCCGGGAGAGCTcactttaagtgatattttttctggtcgtgataatttgtgagcattcccgacattttctcaccgctcgctgtgctgtggtggcaacttcgtgttaccttgacatggactaggcctacagctgtctgtaacagttcatattggtaatgtgatgataaCCGTAGGCAGCTAATTAAAGACTTTAGGTGGTCATGGTTTATAGCGGACTTCTACTCTTTGTAGCAGGGGCACCTGTGGTGTCAACCACCAGCTATGGAGACCCATAATGGGGAAATTCTATTAGGCTACAAAGGCTACTTGGGCTCTGTTGTAATGACCGGTTTCCACTATCTCCTGGATTGTTGACTTAACTGTGAGGTCTAGAAGGCAATCGAAGCACATCACAGCGACAAGCTCCCAAACAATTACAACACGTAGACCTACTGTtggtacaaataggctactgcgtATTAGTAGTAGCCTTATACCCACCCACTACAATAAGGTTCCCTCTAGCGCCCGATGGGCCTCACCATataacccacccacacaccaatGATGCACACAACGAGGTAAGCTTTGATACGGACTATGAAACGGGAGACATAAACAGTGGCGTTCACGATGCTCAGCTTCATTTATCAAAATCAGTTGCATGGATGTACTTAAGCATTTCCATTTGTTCAAATTGAGGAGAGACTCTAATGTGCACAAAGATGATATGGAGTTTGAACAAGCAGTTTTTAGAATtttaattctgatctgagaaatggtATAGTATATGGACCTCTCAACATATATATTTGGAATTACAGAGACGATCTGTTCAGCATGATTTTCATGAAACAAATGGTGTTTCCCTCAGCCATCGGGGTGGAGGCCCAGTCAGCAGCAAAAGGGGGATGACGTTAGTATTAAAATcgaaagtggctgtggtaaatGGTAGTTGCTACGCCTGCAGTCATAACAAAATGCAGTCGGAATGATACAGCAAAGGTAAACATTGCTTCCTGATTCCCAATGTAgtttattatcagtttgtaAAGGTCAGGTGAAGTAGGAGGTACAATAACattaggaatccctgatcaatgtaaGCTGGACCAATGGCTTCAAAGTTAATGCAAAGTCTACGTCCAGTATGATGCTGGGgttggaaacatttcccaatTGTGAATTGTGTAACCAGACTTGTTGAGCTGTTGTGTTGACTTTGTGTTGAGTTTGGCGAAAAGACCCACATTTCCACTTTGTGCATGAGCACTCCATTCACAGTGCACTACGTGTAAATAAGAGTTCCTGCGCAGGCTAAACATGATAAAATGTGTGTCTAAGTCTTGCCACTGTTTTAGGAAGCAACAATGTTTGAGATGGGTTGATTATGAGTAAGAGCTTTTCCTTCAAATTCACTCTAATCCATTTAACTCAAGAATTTGATGATGTGTTAATTGTAAAAGCACATATATGGATTAAGTGGCCACAGTTTTATAGGCTGTGCTTCTCATGCAATCAGTCCAGTAATGTACAGAGACATGATGTTTTCACCCCATGGTGTGTAttgtcacacacatactgtaaattaCCTGAGAAATGTTAAATGTGGACCCATACAACACTCCTGGATTGGTTCttaaatatattatttttattgCACAACATGAGTGAATAGTTTACATGAACAAATGACATTTCCCAATGGTTTCTACAGCCTTGATATGCTGTGGTTACACTGCATTTGTTCCCACCACTCACAATAACCATGGGCTCACCACAGTTTGGCGCTATTGATTCACTTCAATAGTACTACAGCTGTTTCAGTGAGTCCAGTATGGAGCAGCTTTTGCAATTAGTTGCAAAACTGCTGTTTGGTGGAGAAACTGAGTGGCGAGAGAAAGGTCCTCAAACAGGATCATAAATCATCTGTGAGCCTCGGGAGTTTGGAGCCTGAAGGCCTGGTCAATTTAGTGGGCTCCGACCATGTGGTACAGCTGGTCCTGCACGACCCCAGCGTAGGTCCTTACAGCTGTGGTGGTCTCCACGTACAGGTTCCTGTGAGGGGGTGGAAGGTATTTAAGAGTAAGTGTGTGCTGGACAGCATGTTGTAAAACAATTAAGTTGGAATGCTTATAAGTCTTTCAACCTCTCAGCCAAAATATAGATATTTTTTGCTAAGGAGCCATGACTGTCAGAGATGTGTTAAAGTGTCCTCTGTCAGCTGTGTCAGTATAGCATTTATGGGTGATTTCCGTACGGTTCCGGCAGGACCGGCACTGACGAGAGTGGCAGCATGTCGAGGTAGatttgtgtatttttttctccgtcctttgtttacttttgttacatatattactttttctgctgtaagtgcatgttgtgtgtgtgatatctgtatgctactgagaccttgaatttcccattggggatcaataaagtatctatctatctatctatctatctatctatctatattgtCTTGTCTTGTGCTTGCTGTGATCATGTCTGCGTCTGTGATCATGTACTGTATTATTGAAGTAAGGATCTTGTGTGATGCATGACTGAAATTGTTTCCTACTCATAGGAAATGAGTATGGGCTTGGTGTTCTGAAAGctgtgtattttttatttacattatatGGTAGCAGTTCTATGTGTTAAGTTATGAGCCTTTGGACTTACTTGGCTTTCTCCTCCAGTTTCAACTCCCTGATATCCTCCAGGTATCCAGAGGCGGTGTTGAGGGTCTGGTCGTAGTAGGATCTGAGGGTGTTCATCACTCTGGCTGCGGTGCCCTGCTTAACAGCCTCCTCTTCAGCTGGAGCGGGTGCGCTGTGTTCTTCTGCATGCGGGGCCTCCTCCTCAGCTGGGGCGGCCACAGCCTCCTCCTGAGCTTCGACGATCCCGTCTCCCTCTTCCTCAGCCTGCCTGGGAATGCGGCTACTCTCCGTGCCTGTAGGGGGCAGCAGCAATCAGGGAGTCAGCAAGAATGCAGACAAATGAAATGTTAATCTCTATCTCCTTACctgcctttctttcttcttAGTAGGAACTATTTACAATATATGTATACGCTTTCAATGTAAATGGGATTGTTAAATAGCTCCTACTAAGGCAATGTACTTGAAAATAAGCAATTGATGAAGGTACTGAAATGGGACAGGCATTATTTTTGGGATGGGATAGGATGGACATCTTGACTTACCAATGGTGAGAAGTGCAATGAGCACAGCACAAACCAGGAGCTTCCTCATGATGACAGCACAATCTATGACACAAGAGATGAGACGCAATGAGtcgagagtgagaggaagaggatgacagcCTTTTGTCTGAGTACAGGGACATTTCATGTGTCATGCATGCTGGTGGTATCCCTGCTGGAGGACAATGCAAACATCACGGCATGCAACTTGCTCTCAAGAACCTGTAATAGTTTTCTTTTCTAACACAAGAATTCAATAGGTGGTTCTTTTgtttttgacacacacacacacacacaatgttacaGAAAGCTGCCAAAAATCACATGATAAGATTGCACTCAGAATGGTTAGATACAAATGCAAATCCTGTGGTATTATTTTGCAAATGTAAAATAATGATTGCATTTTGCAGATCAGAAGTTACAattgtatatataagtatatatactcttttgatcccgtgagggaaatatatcccaatccgtgaattagtgaaacactcagcacacactaatcccagcgcagtgagctgcctgcaacaacagcggcgcttggggagaaGTGagcggttaggtgccttgctcaagggcacttcagccgtgcctactggtcggggttcgaaccggcaacccgaagtccgaagtgctaaccagtaggccacggctgcccctaaagtCCTAACTGCAGTTACAGAAGTAGTGAATTACAATTGCAATatgtttttactttttacagTTCACTGATATCAAAATCATACTCAATCAAACAATAAAGGTCAGATATACTAATATG is a genomic window of Alosa sapidissima isolate fAloSap1 chromosome 10, fAloSap1.pri, whole genome shotgun sequence containing:
- the LOC121720279 gene encoding apolipoprotein C-II-like; protein product: MRKLLVCAVLIALLTIGTESSRIPRQAEEEGDGIVEAQEEAVAAPAEEEAPHAEEHSAPAPAEEEAVKQGTAARVMNTLRSYYDQTLNTASGYLEDIRELKLEEKAKNLYVETTTAVRTYAGVVQDQLYHMVGAH